ACAGACCCCGGAATCCCCGGCCGGTGGCCAGCGCCAGCACGGTCGCGTCGGCGTCGTCGGTGGTGAGCGACACCCGCCCGGCGTCCACCCGCACCGACCGGACGCCGGGCAGCAGGTCGAGGCCCGTCACCGGCCCGTCGGCGAGGTCGAAGGCCACCGTGCGGCCGCCGGCCAGCGTCCGTAGCCGCGCGGGCGGGGCGTCGGCCACCACCCGCCCGCCGGCCAGCATCACCACCCGGTCGGCGTACTCGTCGGCCTCGTGCAGGTGGTGGGTGCTGAACAGGACGGTGTGGCCGTCGGCGGCGTACCGGCGGATCGCCGCCCAGAAGACCTGCCGGGCGGCGACGTCCAGGGCCGCGCCGGGTTCGTCCAGGACCAGCAGATCCGGGCCGCCGGCCATCGCGAAGGCGAACCGGGCGCGCTGGCTCTCGCCACCGGAGAGCCGGTCCAGCCGGCGGTCGGCCCGGTCGGTCAGCCCGGCCAGGGCGAGCACCCGGGCGGTGTCCAGCGGACGGGGATACAGGGCACGGGCGAGTTCGATCACGTCCCGCACCGTGGCGCCGGCCGGGAACCCGGCGTCCTGGAGCATCGCCCCGACCCGGCCGGCCCGGACCGCCTCGACCGGCGACCGGCCGAACAGGGTCACCGTTCCCGTGTCGGGCGGGGTGAGGCCGAGCAGGAGCGCGATAGTGGTCGTCTTTCCCGCGCCGTTGGGGCCGAGCAGGGCGACCGTGCTGCCCGGGGCGATGGTCAGGTCGATCCCGTCGACGGCCCGGACGGGGCCGAACCGCCGGGTGAGCCCGGTCAGGCGTACCGCGGTGTCATCCATGCCGGTCACGCTAGGCAGCCGGGGCCGACGGTGGCAGAGCGGGCGGTACCCGGCCGGCCGGGACAAATGTCCCGGCGGACGCTCGGCTCGGCGCAGCGCCGCCACGCTCGACCGGTGCCGGCCCGCCGGTCGCCACCCTCCATGTGTGCGGCCCCCACCGGTCGCCACGCTCGACGGGCACCGGCCCAGGCACCACCCGTTGCCGGTCGCCGTCCACGATGGTGAGCGTCCGCGTGCCCGCGCTCCACCGTGGACCGCCTACACCGTCGGGCTTCGCCGTCGCGTCGACTTTACGGATGATGTCTGTCGACACCGGACCCGTCATAGCGTGGGCTTCCCGGGACAGCCCGGCGTGGCCCACGACCGCCACGCCACCCGGCCCGTTCCCCGACCTGGTGAAGTGAGGCCCTCTCGATGACGGTTCCACCCCCCGACTCCGCTGGTCCAGGCCGCCGCCGGCTGGCCGGACTGCTCGCCGCCGTGCTGGCCGCCACCGTGCTGCCGCTCACCGGTGGCACGGCGGCGGTCGCCGCGCCGGCCGACCCCGGCCCCTGGCGGCAGCTGCCCGGCGAGTCGTCGACGAACGCCCGCGACGGGCGGGTGCCCGACATCCGCGCCGAGCGGTTCACCGCGTACACCCTGGACCGGGCCGTGCTGGCGGACACCCTGGCCGACGCCCCGGCCGAGCGGTCCGGCGCGGCCCGGCGCGGCCAACCGGCGCTGACCGTCGCGCTGCCCACCCCGACCGGCCGGTTCCAGCGGTTCGCCCTGGTCGACTCGCCGGTGATGGAGCCGGGGCTCGCCGCCCGGCATCCCGAGATCAGCACGTACGTCGGCCGGGGGCTGGACGACCCGACCGCGACCATCCGGGCCGACCTGACCCCGCTGGGCTTCCACGCCTCGGTCCGGTCGGCTGACGGCAACTGGTACCTCGACCCGTACTACCACGCCGACCAGAGCGTCTACGCCAGCTACTTCGCCCGGGACCTGCTCGACACCGATCCGGCCCGGACCGAGCGGGAGGACGTCCCGGCGGCGGCCGGGGCGTCCACGCCGCAGGCGGCCGGGGACGAGCCGGCGGGCGCGCCGGTCACCCTGCGCACCTACCGGCTGGCGCTGGTCACCGACCCCTCGTACGCCACCTTCTTCGGCGCGGAGAACGTCACCGCGGCCAAGGTCACCCTGGTCAACCGGGTCACCCAGATCTACGAGGACGAGACGGCGATCCGGCTGGTGCTGGTCAACGACACCGACCGGACCAACCTGAACACCGCCGCCCTGGCCACCGAGCCGAACGGGCCGTGCGGCGCGGCGGCCTGCTACACCGCGGCGCAGATCTCCTCGTGCACCAGCTCGCTGCTCAACCGCAACCGGATCGTGCTCGGCCAGCTCGTCGGCGCGGGCAACTACGACGTGGGGCACATCGGTCTGGGCCTGCCCGGCGGCGGGGTGGCCGGGCTCGGCGTGGTCGGGCTGGACGGCAAGGCCCGGGGCTGCACCGGCCTACCGACCCCGGTCGGCGACTTCTACGCCGTCGACTACGTGGCGCACGAGATCGGGCACCAGTTCGCCGGCAACCACACCTTCAACGGCACCCAGTACAACTGCTCCGGCAGCAACCGCAGCGCCGCCAACTCGTACGAGCCGGGCAGCGGATCGTCGATCATGGCGTACGCGGGCATCTGCCAGCAGGACAACCTCCAGCCGCACAGCGACCCGTACTGGTCGCAGCGCAGCTACACCGAGATCAGCACGTTCGTCGCCGGCACCCGTCCGGCGCTCAACGAGGTGCAGACCGTCTCGCTGTCCGGGTTCGACACCGACGGCGACTCGTTCACGCTCAGCTACGCGGGGCAGTCCTCGGCGCCGGTCGTGCGCGGCGGCAACTACACCGCGGCCGGGATCCGGGCGGCCGTCGAGTCGATCACCGGCTGGCCGGCCGGGGCCACCGTCAGCGTGACCGCCTTCGGCGGGCTCGGCGCCCCCAACGACACCGGCTTCCAGGTCACCTTCAACGGTGGTCCGGTGGTCGGGGTCGACGTGCCGGCGCTCGGGCTGACCGATACCGTGGGCACGTCCGGCTTCGTCGGCGAGACCGCCCAGGGCGGCCCGGCCGGCAACAACGGTTTCCAGACCGCGCAGACCGGCAACCGGGCACCCGTGGTCACCGTGCCGGCCGCGGCGTACACCATTCCGGCGCGGACCCCGTTCGCGTTGACCGGTGGCGCGACCGACGCCGACGGCGACACCGTGCGCTACCTGTGGGAGCAGAACGACCGGGGCGGCAGCGCCGGCACCGCGCTGGTCAGCAACACCAAGACCAACGGCCCGCTGTTCCGGCAGTTCGGCGAGGCGGCGGTGGTCAGCCCGAGCGACGCGCTGGAGTACCACTCGCCGGGGCAGAACGCGGTCACCACCGACCCGACCCGGCACTTCCCGAATCTGGCCCAGATCGCGGCGAACAACACCAACGCGGCCACCGGGGCCTGCCCGGCCGCGCCGGCTCCGCCGGCCACCGGTGGGGCGAGCAACGTGCCGGCGGCGACCGTGGACTGCTACTCGGAGTTCCTGCCCACCGCCGACTGGGTCGGCGTCGCCAACGACCGGACCCTGCACTTCCGGCTCACCGGCCGGGACGGCCACCCCGGTGGCGGCGGGATCGGCAGCGCCGACGTGGCGCTGACGGTCGCCCCGACGGCCGGGCCGTTCCTGGTCACCTCGCCGGCGACGTCAACGGCGTACCTGGGCGGCGGCACCGTGCCGGTCACCTGGGACGTGGCCGGCACGGACGCCGCCCCGATCAACGTGAGCGAGGTGCGGATCTCGCTCTCCGTCG
Above is a window of Micromonospora rifamycinica DNA encoding:
- a CDS encoding ABC transporter ATP-binding protein; the encoded protein is MDDTAVRLTGLTRRFGPVRAVDGIDLTIAPGSTVALLGPNGAGKTTTIALLLGLTPPDTGTVTLFGRSPVEAVRAGRVGAMLQDAGFPAGATVRDVIELARALYPRPLDTARVLALAGLTDRADRRLDRLSGGESQRARFAFAMAGGPDLLVLDEPGAALDVAARQVFWAAIRRYAADGHTVLFSTHHLHEADEYADRVVMLAGGRVVADAPPARLRTLAGGRTVAFDLADGPVTGLDLLPGVRSVRVDAGRVSLTTDDADATVLALATGRGFRGLSVTDAGLEAAFLALTAPEGEH
- a CDS encoding M12 family metallo-peptidase, encoding MTVPPPDSAGPGRRRLAGLLAAVLAATVLPLTGGTAAVAAPADPGPWRQLPGESSTNARDGRVPDIRAERFTAYTLDRAVLADTLADAPAERSGAARRGQPALTVALPTPTGRFQRFALVDSPVMEPGLAARHPEISTYVGRGLDDPTATIRADLTPLGFHASVRSADGNWYLDPYYHADQSVYASYFARDLLDTDPARTEREDVPAAAGASTPQAAGDEPAGAPVTLRTYRLALVTDPSYATFFGAENVTAAKVTLVNRVTQIYEDETAIRLVLVNDTDRTNLNTAALATEPNGPCGAAACYTAAQISSCTSSLLNRNRIVLGQLVGAGNYDVGHIGLGLPGGGVAGLGVVGLDGKARGCTGLPTPVGDFYAVDYVAHEIGHQFAGNHTFNGTQYNCSGSNRSAANSYEPGSGSSIMAYAGICQQDNLQPHSDPYWSQRSYTEISTFVAGTRPALNEVQTVSLSGFDTDGDSFTLSYAGQSSAPVVRGGNYTAAGIRAAVESITGWPAGATVSVTAFGGLGAPNDTGFQVTFNGGPVVGVDVPALGLTDTVGTSGFVGETAQGGPAGNNGFQTAQTGNRAPVVTVPAAAYTIPARTPFALTGGATDADGDTVRYLWEQNDRGGSAGTALVSNTKTNGPLFRQFGEAAVVSPSDALEYHSPGQNAVTTDPTRHFPNLAQIAANNTNAATGACPAAPAPPATGGASNVPAATVDCYSEFLPTADWVGVANDRTLHFRLTGRDGHPGGGGIGSADVALTVAPTAGPFLVTSPATSTAYLGGGTVPVTWDVAGTDAAPINVSEVRISLSVDGGATFPHVLAERTPNTGAATVTLPNVDTARGRLKIEAVGNVFFDLSDADLTVTRVRAAAVTYTGDALASPVDDADSTGVLLRATVLGGGGDVRNATVTFTEGGETLCTAVATPFGAAADDGSASCRAVLPHGAHPVTATLSGAYTGSTTATVTVAGGYGRTVTGSGYLRGGATAGGYPLDDDRRIEVTLDGRINNGKKLAGNVKVGYKSAGKRYKFQSTALESFGVAVGAGEPVADLRYQVTLYDISTAQNPVPLATGLTMRVTATDRGEPGRRDGIGITVFDGDRLLFSSDWTGASTRESTLTASGGNLTIG